A genome region from Arthrobacter sp. SLBN-100 includes the following:
- a CDS encoding substrate-binding domain-containing protein, protein MLSSKTPRTTATRLLAMGAVLTLGALSLSACGGSSSAGGSTEGSSADKIGVSLIVKTTSNPFFVSMQDGAKKAAAADGVDLKLAAGKADGDEDTQIQAIENAISKGDKGILITPNGPSVVDALKKAKDAGLFVIALDTPPDPADAADITFATDNFAAGELIGKWTGTQLAGKKATIALLDLFDDKIVSVDYNRDQGFLSGLGIDTADAKKNGDEAKTGKYTAGKGGEYEIVGSQASGGNEDGGRTGMETLLSKNPNINVVYTINEPAAAGAYEALKSAGKEKDVLIVSIDGGCAGVNNVKSGVIGATAQQYPVKMAELGVKAIVELAKTGKKPENSPGLDFYNTGVELVTDKAADGIKSMTTADATQICWGK, encoded by the coding sequence ATGTTGAGTTCCAAGACCCCGCGGACCACCGCCACCCGTCTGCTCGCAATGGGGGCCGTCCTGACTCTCGGCGCCCTCAGCTTGTCGGCATGCGGTGGCAGTTCCTCTGCCGGCGGATCCACCGAGGGCAGTTCGGCCGATAAAATCGGTGTCTCGCTGATCGTCAAAACCACGTCCAACCCCTTCTTTGTTTCCATGCAGGACGGCGCCAAGAAGGCGGCAGCGGCCGACGGCGTGGACCTGAAGCTCGCGGCCGGCAAAGCCGACGGCGATGAGGATACCCAGATCCAGGCCATCGAAAACGCAATCTCCAAGGGCGACAAAGGTATCCTCATCACCCCTAACGGTCCGTCCGTCGTCGATGCCCTGAAGAAGGCCAAGGACGCCGGCCTGTTCGTCATCGCCCTGGACACTCCGCCGGACCCGGCCGACGCGGCCGACATCACCTTCGCCACCGACAACTTCGCCGCCGGCGAGCTGATCGGCAAGTGGACTGGCACGCAGCTTGCCGGCAAGAAGGCCACCATCGCCCTCCTGGACCTGTTTGACGACAAGATCGTGTCCGTGGACTACAACCGCGACCAGGGTTTCCTCTCCGGACTCGGCATCGACACCGCGGACGCCAAGAAGAACGGTGACGAAGCCAAAACAGGCAAGTACACCGCCGGCAAGGGTGGCGAGTACGAGATCGTGGGCAGCCAGGCCTCCGGAGGCAACGAGGACGGCGGCCGCACCGGCATGGAGACCCTGCTGTCCAAGAACCCGAACATTAACGTTGTCTACACCATCAACGAGCCGGCAGCCGCCGGCGCCTATGAAGCACTGAAGTCAGCCGGCAAGGAAAAGGACGTGCTGATCGTCTCGATTGACGGCGGCTGTGCCGGTGTCAACAACGTCAAGTCCGGCGTCATCGGCGCCACAGCCCAGCAGTACCCGGTGAAGATGGCCGAACTGGGCGTCAAAGCCATCGTGGAACTCGCCAAGACCGGCAAGAAGCCGGAGAACTCCCCCGGGCTGGACTTCTACAACACCGGGGTGGAGCTTGTCACGGACAAGGCCGCTGACGGCATCAAGAGCATGACCACCGCTGACGCCACCCAGATCTGCTGGGGCAAGTAA
- a CDS encoding ABC transporter permease — MTKQQTAGPPVTGPDLAEEFLDRQTPLSRIRNVLHRYPALSPAIVLLVAVVVFGLLNDRFLRFENLSLITQQVSVVGTLAIAQTLIILTAGIDLSVGAVMILSSMVVAQLAVSNGLPGPVALLGGLVVGLAAGAANGFLVTRFRLPPFIVTLGTLNIFIALTLLYSGGSTVRGSSMPGLLTWMGSTFPVGPVRISTGVVMMLLLYVAVAFILGKTAWGRHVYAVGDDKEAARLAGIPVNRVLMSVYLAAGAVLAMGAWIQIGRTNAASPNAGVDLNLDSITAVVIGGTSLFGGRGSVWGSLLGALIVGVFRNGLSLAGLDVLFQTLAVGVLIIIAVSIDQWIRKVKS; from the coding sequence GTGACCAAGCAACAGACAGCAGGCCCGCCGGTTACCGGACCGGACCTGGCCGAAGAGTTCCTTGACCGCCAAACCCCGCTGAGCCGGATCCGCAATGTCCTGCACCGCTACCCGGCACTGAGCCCGGCGATCGTGCTGCTCGTCGCAGTGGTGGTGTTCGGCCTCCTCAATGACCGCTTCCTCCGGTTCGAGAACCTTTCCCTGATCACCCAGCAGGTTTCCGTCGTCGGGACCCTGGCCATCGCGCAGACCCTCATCATCCTGACGGCAGGAATCGATCTCTCCGTCGGCGCCGTGATGATCCTGTCCTCGATGGTGGTGGCGCAACTGGCGGTCAGCAACGGCCTTCCCGGCCCGGTCGCACTTCTGGGGGGACTCGTCGTCGGGCTGGCAGCGGGTGCGGCCAACGGCTTCCTGGTGACCAGGTTCCGGCTCCCGCCGTTCATCGTGACCCTGGGAACCCTGAACATCTTCATCGCGCTGACGCTGCTGTACTCGGGCGGTTCCACTGTCCGCGGCTCCAGCATGCCGGGCCTGCTCACCTGGATGGGCAGCACCTTCCCGGTGGGCCCGGTGCGCATCTCGACCGGCGTGGTGATGATGCTCCTGCTCTACGTGGCCGTTGCCTTCATCCTGGGCAAGACCGCCTGGGGACGGCACGTTTACGCAGTGGGCGATGACAAGGAGGCCGCCCGTCTGGCCGGTATCCCCGTGAACCGCGTCCTGATGAGCGTTTACCTTGCAGCGGGCGCCGTCCTCGCGATGGGGGCCTGGATCCAGATCGGCCGCACCAACGCAGCAAGCCCCAACGCGGGCGTGGACCTGAACCTGGACTCGATTACCGCCGTCGTGATCGGCGGAACCAGCCTCTTTGGCGGCCGCGGCTCAGTCTGGGGCTCCCTCCTCGGAGCGCTGATCGTGGGCGTGTTCCGCAACGGGCTTTCCCTGGCCGGGCTGGACGTGCTGTTCCAGACCCTCGCCGTCGGCGTCCTCATCATCATCGCTGTCTCCATCGACCAGTGGATCCGAAAGGTGAAGTCATGA
- a CDS encoding ATP-binding cassette domain-containing protein codes for MTSTGLESPATKTRQPILKARNLVKTFGKVVGLDGVSLDLYPGEVLAIIGDNGAGKSTLIKCLTGAEVPDSGELHLSGKQVHFKRPQDARAHGIETVYQNLAVSPALDVASNLFLGREERLPGPLGKVFRVLDTKGMRRKAKEELTRLGISTLQDVTVPVENLSGGQRQAVAVARAAAFGSKVVVLDEPTAALGVRESNQVLQLVRDLRDRGLPVILISHNMPHVFDVADRIHIQRLGKCAATITPKSHSMTDAVAIMTGAATA; via the coding sequence ATGACCTCCACCGGGCTTGAATCCCCCGCCACCAAAACCCGGCAGCCGATCCTCAAGGCGCGCAACCTCGTCAAGACCTTCGGCAAGGTTGTTGGCCTGGACGGCGTCAGCCTGGACCTCTACCCCGGTGAAGTGCTGGCCATCATCGGTGACAACGGCGCAGGCAAGTCCACGCTGATCAAGTGCCTCACGGGCGCCGAAGTGCCGGATTCCGGCGAGCTTCACCTCTCCGGGAAACAGGTGCACTTCAAGCGGCCGCAGGACGCCCGTGCCCATGGAATCGAGACCGTTTACCAGAACCTCGCCGTGTCGCCCGCCCTCGATGTTGCGTCCAACCTCTTCCTCGGCCGGGAGGAACGCCTGCCCGGACCGCTCGGAAAGGTGTTCCGGGTCCTGGACACCAAAGGCATGCGCCGCAAGGCGAAGGAGGAGCTCACCCGCCTCGGAATTTCGACGCTCCAGGACGTCACCGTCCCGGTCGAGAACCTTTCCGGTGGCCAGCGCCAGGCCGTGGCCGTGGCCAGGGCAGCAGCGTTCGGTTCCAAGGTGGTAGTGCTGGATGAGCCGACGGCGGCGCTCGGCGTGCGGGAGTCCAACCAGGTCCTCCAGCTGGTCCGGGACCTCCGGGACCGTGGCCTTCCCGTCATCCTGATCAGCCACAACATGCCGCACGTGTTCGACGTCGCTGACCGGATCCACATCCAGCGCCTCGGCAAATGCGCTGCCACCATCACCCCGAAGTCGCACAGCATGACGGACGCGGTGGCCATCATGACCGGCGCGGCCACAGCCTGA
- a CDS encoding carbohydrate kinase family protein encodes MLQATGPGANADTPDVIVVGEALVDVVSTSKGRVEHPGGSPANVAYGLARLGVRTSLLTSIGDDERGALIERHLGGAGVALLPGSKSAGRTASATATLGTDGSASYEFDVSWELPPVHPAYFPKVLHTGSIASFLAPGASSVRGLLDQAHRECLVSYDPNIRPALLGSHAEALAIFEDLAPLTDVIKLSDEDAQWLYPRLQFEDAASRILELGAGLAVITMGPAGSLLATPATRVQVPSVRTVVADTIGAGDSYMAALIYGLLCRSTDGLAPSVLETLGRTASKAAAITVGRPGANPPTLYELSPELQAAV; translated from the coding sequence ATGCTCCAGGCCACTGGCCCCGGCGCCAACGCCGACACTCCCGATGTCATCGTGGTTGGCGAAGCCCTTGTCGACGTCGTCAGCACCTCCAAAGGCAGGGTGGAGCACCCCGGCGGTTCTCCGGCCAACGTGGCCTACGGCCTGGCAAGGTTGGGCGTACGAACCAGTCTCCTGACCTCAATTGGCGACGACGAACGCGGCGCCCTGATCGAGCGTCACCTCGGCGGCGCCGGAGTCGCGCTGCTGCCCGGGTCAAAGTCAGCAGGCCGGACGGCTTCCGCCACTGCCACGTTGGGTACTGATGGCTCCGCCAGCTACGAATTCGACGTTTCCTGGGAGCTGCCGCCGGTACACCCCGCCTACTTCCCCAAGGTGCTTCACACCGGCTCGATCGCCAGCTTCCTGGCGCCGGGAGCCAGTTCCGTCAGGGGTCTCCTGGATCAGGCGCACCGCGAATGCCTGGTTTCTTACGACCCCAATATCCGTCCCGCCCTCTTGGGCAGCCACGCGGAGGCCCTCGCTATTTTCGAAGACCTGGCTCCCCTGACGGACGTCATCAAGTTGAGCGACGAGGACGCCCAGTGGCTTTACCCGCGGCTGCAGTTTGAGGACGCCGCTTCGCGGATCCTGGAACTCGGTGCAGGCCTGGCCGTGATCACCATGGGCCCGGCCGGTTCGCTGCTGGCAACACCGGCCACTCGAGTGCAGGTTCCTTCCGTTCGAACCGTAGTGGCAGACACCATCGGGGCGGGCGATTCCTACATGGCAGCCCTGATCTATGGGCTCCTCTGCCGGAGCACCGATGGGTTGGCGCCTTCCGTCCTCGAAACCTTGGGCAGGACAGCCTCGAAGGCCGCCGCGATTACGGTCGGGCGGCCGGGGGCCAATCCCCCGACCCTCTATGAGCTTTCGCCGGAACTCCAAGCGGCCGTATAG
- the guaB gene encoding IMP dehydrogenase, with translation MTEPEHNPFGFIGLTYDDVLLLPGHTEVIPSEADTSSRISKRITVQTPLLSAAMDTVTESRMAVAMARQGGLGVVHRNLSIADQADQVDRVKRSESGMITNPLTIRPEATLRELDDLCAQYRVSGLPVVDEDNRLLGIVTNRDTRFVPESDFPLRLVSDVMTKMPLVTGHVGISREEASHKLATNKIEKLPLVDEQGRLKGLITTKDFTKAEQYPLATKDDEGRLRVGAAIGFFGDGWERAMALVDAGVDALFVDTANGHSQGVLDMIRRLKSDPVAAHVDVIGGQAATREGAQALIDAGADGIKVGVGPGSICTTRVVAGVGVPQITAIYESAKAAIPAGVPLIADGGLQYSGDIGKALVAGADTVMLGSLLAGCDESPGELIFVNGKQFKSYRGMGSLGAMQSRGKNTSYSKDRYFQADVSGDDKLIPEGIEGRVAYRGPLASVAYQLVGGLRQTMFYTGAPTVAELKARGKFVRITPAGLKESHPHDIQMTVEAPNYGSR, from the coding sequence ATGACCGAGCCCGAACACAACCCCTTTGGCTTCATCGGCCTGACCTACGACGACGTCCTGCTCCTTCCAGGCCACACCGAGGTCATCCCCTCCGAAGCCGACACGTCCTCCCGGATTTCCAAGCGGATCACCGTGCAGACGCCCCTGCTCTCCGCCGCCATGGACACCGTGACCGAGTCCCGGATGGCCGTCGCCATGGCGCGCCAGGGCGGCCTGGGCGTGGTGCACCGCAACCTGTCCATCGCTGACCAGGCGGACCAGGTGGACCGCGTCAAGCGCAGCGAATCGGGTATGATCACCAACCCGCTGACCATCCGCCCCGAGGCCACACTGCGCGAACTGGACGACCTGTGCGCCCAGTACCGTGTGTCCGGCCTGCCGGTGGTTGACGAGGACAACCGCCTGCTGGGCATCGTCACCAACCGCGACACCCGCTTTGTCCCCGAGTCCGACTTCCCGCTGCGGCTTGTCAGCGACGTGATGACCAAGATGCCGCTGGTCACCGGGCACGTGGGCATCAGCCGTGAAGAGGCCTCGCACAAGCTGGCCACCAACAAGATCGAAAAACTGCCCCTGGTGGATGAGCAGGGCCGGCTGAAGGGCCTGATCACCACCAAGGACTTCACCAAGGCAGAGCAGTACCCGCTGGCCACCAAGGACGACGAGGGCAGGCTCCGCGTGGGCGCAGCCATCGGCTTCTTCGGGGACGGCTGGGAGCGCGCCATGGCACTGGTCGATGCCGGCGTCGACGCCCTGTTCGTGGACACCGCCAACGGCCACTCGCAGGGCGTACTGGACATGATCCGCCGCCTCAAGTCCGATCCCGTGGCGGCGCATGTGGACGTCATCGGCGGCCAGGCCGCCACCCGGGAAGGCGCCCAGGCCCTGATCGACGCCGGTGCCGACGGCATCAAGGTGGGCGTGGGGCCGGGTTCCATTTGCACTACGCGCGTGGTGGCCGGTGTGGGCGTCCCCCAGATCACCGCCATCTACGAATCCGCCAAGGCCGCCATCCCGGCCGGTGTGCCGCTGATCGCCGACGGCGGCCTGCAGTACTCGGGCGACATCGGCAAGGCCCTGGTTGCCGGCGCTGACACCGTGATGCTCGGCTCCCTCCTGGCCGGCTGCGACGAGTCCCCGGGTGAGCTGATCTTCGTCAACGGCAAACAGTTCAAGTCCTACCGCGGCATGGGATCCCTCGGTGCCATGCAGTCCCGCGGCAAGAACACCTCCTACTCCAAGGACCGCTACTTCCAGGCGGACGTCTCCGGCGACGACAAGCTGATCCCCGAAGGCATCGAAGGCCGTGTGGCCTACCGGGGTCCCTTGGCCTCCGTGGCGTACCAGCTCGTGGGCGGCCTGCGCCAGACCATGTTCTACACCGGTGCCCCCACCGTGGCCGAGCTGAAGGCCCGGGGCAAGTTCGTCCGGATCACCCCGGCCGGGCTGAAGGAATCACACCCCCACGACATCCAGATGACCGTCGAGGCGCCGAACTACGGATCACGCTGA